A section of the Microbacterium sp. MM2322 genome encodes:
- a CDS encoding DUF2200 domain-containing protein — protein MHRIFGTPFAAVYPLYLAKVERKGRTKAELDAVVTWLTGFDDEAIAAQVSTGASFAEFFAAADLNPAVAQITGVVCGVRVEQIDDPLMRRIRYLDKLVDELAKGKALEKVLRT, from the coding sequence ATGCACCGCATCTTCGGCACGCCGTTCGCCGCGGTCTATCCGCTGTACCTCGCGAAGGTGGAGCGGAAAGGGCGCACGAAAGCCGAGCTCGACGCGGTGGTGACGTGGCTCACCGGGTTCGACGACGAGGCGATCGCTGCGCAGGTGTCGACGGGGGCGAGCTTCGCGGAGTTCTTCGCCGCCGCCGACCTCAACCCTGCGGTCGCGCAGATCACCGGCGTCGTCTGCGGCGTCCGCGTCGAGCAGATCGACGACCCGCTGATGCGCCGCATCCGCTATCTCGACAAACTCGTCGACGAACTGGCGAAGGGCAAGGCGCTCGAGAAGGTCCTGCGCACCTGA
- a CDS encoding NCS2 family permease: MNSTTSRTSRGAAAPASSSFLDRYFDITGRGSTLGTEIRGGIVTFVTMAYIVILNPIILSTPDVDGVTLTGTAVATSTALTAGVMTILFGLVTRLPFAFAAGLGINAFLAFSVVGQVTWGEAMALVVINGLIIVLLAATGLRKMIFDAVPVQLKLAITVGIGLFIAFIGFVNAGFVTTTGNASPPLDLGVGGSITTISTVMFVVTLFLSGILMALRVKGALLIGLVSGTVISYIVNAIWPTALGLKVSRLEIVAFPNFELVGKIDFGFDWAKIGIVSVVMIVFTLVFSNFFDAMGTMTGLAKESGLANDKGDFPRIKSALIVEGVGAIAGGATSSSSATVFVESGSGIGEGARTGLANVVTGVLFLLAMFFTPLTSIVPGYVAAAALVLVGALMLAQIKNIDLTDFNVLLPVFLTATVMPLTYSIANGIGAGFISWVVVNVFARKAKQVHWLLWIVAAGFVIYFARGPIEALIGA, from the coding sequence GTGAACAGCACCACCTCCCGAACTTCCCGCGGTGCCGCAGCCCCGGCATCCTCGTCCTTCCTCGACCGCTACTTCGACATCACCGGCCGCGGTTCCACCCTCGGCACGGAGATCCGCGGCGGCATCGTCACGTTCGTGACGATGGCCTACATCGTCATCCTGAACCCGATCATCCTGTCGACCCCGGACGTCGACGGCGTGACCCTCACCGGCACCGCCGTGGCGACCTCCACGGCCTTGACCGCCGGTGTCATGACGATCCTCTTCGGGCTCGTCACGCGTCTGCCCTTCGCGTTCGCGGCGGGCCTCGGCATCAACGCGTTCCTCGCGTTCTCGGTGGTCGGTCAGGTCACGTGGGGCGAGGCGATGGCTCTCGTCGTGATCAACGGTCTGATCATCGTGCTGCTCGCCGCGACCGGCCTTCGGAAGATGATCTTCGACGCCGTCCCCGTGCAGCTGAAGCTCGCGATCACGGTCGGCATCGGCCTGTTCATCGCGTTCATCGGCTTCGTCAACGCCGGCTTCGTCACCACAACGGGCAACGCCTCTCCCCCGCTCGACCTCGGCGTCGGTGGCTCGATCACGACGATCAGCACGGTCATGTTCGTCGTCACGCTCTTCCTCTCCGGCATCCTGATGGCCCTTCGGGTGAAGGGCGCGCTCCTCATCGGTCTCGTCAGCGGCACGGTCATCAGCTACATCGTCAACGCGATCTGGCCGACCGCCCTGGGCCTCAAGGTCAGCAGGCTGGAGATCGTCGCGTTCCCGAACTTCGAGCTCGTCGGCAAGATCGACTTCGGCTTCGACTGGGCGAAGATCGGCATCGTGTCGGTCGTCATGATCGTCTTCACGCTCGTGTTCTCGAACTTCTTCGACGCGATGGGCACCATGACGGGCCTCGCGAAGGAGTCCGGCCTCGCGAACGACAAGGGCGACTTCCCGCGCATCAAGTCGGCGCTGATCGTCGAGGGCGTCGGCGCGATCGCCGGTGGTGCGACCTCGTCGTCGTCGGCCACCGTCTTCGTCGAGTCGGGATCCGGCATCGGTGAGGGCGCCCGTACGGGCCTCGCGAACGTCGTCACCGGTGTGCTGTTCCTTCTGGCCATGTTCTTCACGCCGCTCACCTCGATCGTCCCCGGCTACGTCGCCGCCGCAGCTCTCGTGCTCGTCGGTGCGCTCATGCTCGCGCAGATCAAGAACATCGACCTGACGGACTTCAACGTCCTGCTGCCGGTGTTCCTCACCGCGACGGTCATGCCGCTGACCTACTCGATCGCCAACGGCATCGGCGCCGGCTTCATCAGCTGGGTCGTCGTGAATGTCTTCGCCCGCAAGGCGAAGCAGGTTCACTGGCTGCTCTGGATCGTCGCGGCGGGCTTCGTGATCTACTTCGCCCGCGGCCCGATCGAGGCGCTCATCGGCGCCTGA